Part of the Micropterus dolomieu isolate WLL.071019.BEF.003 ecotype Adirondacks linkage group LG22, ASM2129224v1, whole genome shotgun sequence genome is shown below.
GCAGTTGGGCTACCCCACCCTGGAAAAAGTGTGAGTTACAAAAACTCTGAGAAATGAAAACCAGATCAGGACATTTGTCGATGGCTCCCTAGAGAAGCAAAGTGCTTAAGTTAATCATAAGTTTTGTAGGCTTATCTAAAATCTTACTCTGGAGAGTGATTGTAGAAGTCAGATAAATGTGGAGATGTGATAATGTGGTTTTGCTGatatgtagtgcagtaaaattatgaagtaaaataaaatactcaagCACAGAACCTCAGAATTGTTCTGAAGTATGATCCTTGAGTACATGTACTAAGTTACTGTACATTTAACCACTATTTACAGTCACTTAAGAAACTTACCATTAGTGGCAAACTTGCTCTTGCCTCCAAATGCCACCTAAAAACCAGAAGGAATGAAGGAAAGAGacaaaataaaggaaaggggaaCAAAACTAGTAAACCACATATTCAGAATTACCTACTGTAATCAGCTGATAGTGTTGAAATTATAGGTTCAATTTTGAGTTTAGTCATGTGCACGGGATGaatagtgtttgttttattgaaaataaagGAAATCATACAgcactgagtgtgtgtggatATATTTTAGACTAAGAGGTGGGAGTGAAAGTGTTGGAGTGATATGATGAATGTATAACAAACAGAAATCCACACCAATTGCATTCCTTTTCAGTTCAGGCAACTCAAAGATTCAAACTCAAAATTCTTTAAAGCATATACAGACCAATGAGTTCGGGACtgtataaaaaattatttatgtggGGAAGAAGGTTCACTTTATGTTTCAATCCTCCCCtaacatttcaaaaaatattttaacagtacCAAAATGTTATAATTAGTTTACCATTAAAAACTAAAAGCgaataaacaattaaatatggTGTCACCCAATTTAAACTTTGATATGAAACAATAATGAAACAATAATTTCCACATAGCCACCAAGTGGTAAAACGGGACTCATGCCTTCTGCGTTTGGCCGAACACACCTTTTATGACCtgttcacagtttttttttccaagaAATTTCACatgggaaaagacaaaaagaaaataacgaATAACCTCCTCCTTTTCTCAACCCCCACCAACCCTAATAATTTCTATACAGTCCCAATAAGTTAACTATATGTTTACCTTTAATTGAGTGACCTGAGAAAGAAACAACCCCAGCAGAGTTGCCAGATTGGACTGACAAAAAGGAGCCCAATCAGAGCCTTAGTTGTAATAAACTGAAATGACGTTGACATGATTTATTCGAATATAGCCGAACTTtctgttgacaaaaaaaatcacccAAATAGTACAAAAAGTAGTCCAAATGATCACAGCCCTCCAAAAAAAAATTTTACCTGTCAAATTAAAGAAACCAATCTGGCAACACTGACCTCCATCATATGTGTGTAGACACAGCACGAAAACAGCGTAAACATCACAAAGATGAATCACTCTGTGCCAGTGGAACGTGCATTGAGTGTAGTTGCCACAGATCTGCAAATTACCTCTTTCACCTGTCTATTAGGtagactgaatgaaacaaacaaacagggtcATGTCACTATCAAgccttttaaaacattaacatcTCCCCTCCTTTGCAgaagagggtgtgtgtgtgttaccttggCAGGTGCAGAGCCCTTCTTGGTTTCCCACAAGCCACGCTTGCTACCGATGTCACCTGGTTTCACATTCTGTGACAAATAAGACCAACCATGACCCTGTTAGTCTTATGCATTGGGGGAAGAAGTAAGTAAAGGTAAGTAATAAGTAAGTACTCATTATGTGaatgtatatacatatacacattacATATCTAAATCTCTGAACTTGTTGATTagattttgtattaataatctgaatctgcaataTAATTATGAAGCTCTAAAATAAATTTAGTGGAGAAGAAGTATAGaatacaagtacctcaaaattgtatttaaatacagtacttAAGTACTTGAGGTACCAGAAGTAATAATATTTGTTCTTCAGAAAAAACTGTGTGAGTGATATATGATTATATatgacattattagattgttaataattgtgtattaatgtgtatCCAGACTTTTACTGTTACTAGTTTTAACCACTTTGTATACTGTTAGGTAATTTGCTGCACTGGTTCCCAACCATGAACCACAACAGTCACCTGCGAAGGGTCCCACAATAAATTTCAGTGGTCATGGAAGTTTAATGGGgcaggaaaaaaggaaaaataaatttctaccaaaaacagacttttttGACTAATCTGTTAATATTGGATAATCTTTGGCCCTCAAACtgttatataaataacataatCTGAGAAGTTTAGAGAGGAAATCACTCTTTGATGGAAGTTCTAACAACTCatagacatctgaaacatgaaaCCCCATTGCACGCTGCTTTATTGTCAtaagccaaaaaggttgggtGGCTGGTGTAATCTTAAGCAATGTATTTATGCTTCTGATTATTAGTGGTATGGTTAAGGTGAAATGTGTGCAAAATGGTAACTTTACCAGTTTGAAGAGTAGACAAAGAACAGCAGGAAATGTTTGAGTGCAGAAAGCTAAGGAAAGGAGTAATTGCAAAGGGGAAATATAggtaattaaattataattaaacaaCACAGAAACCACACAAAGAGAGTACAGAAGAACAGGAATTCAGACATGCATTAAACTGCTGTACAGTTTTATCCATCAGGGGGAGATGTTGCCGTATAAGTAATGGCAAGGTTATAACAGCTTCTCTGGTCAAGACGTTTGACACTAAAGATATCTCGCTCATAAATTTCCCACTAGAACAATGTCAGACGTCATTCCGCATAGTGTAATGTCTCCAGAAGACCTGGTAAGATTAGCAGCTGGTAGTCTACTTTAAGAAAAGGACACAGTGTTACAAGTGACCTCACCCCTCTTCTCTGCgtcaaattataataaataaactaaattcaTCATCCAAGGTCTACTAGTTGGCTGTTGTTGTCAGTGTTGTGAAATAAGATAATGTCTCTGTATGTGACAAATGTGAAGGGAGGTGACCTTTTACCCTTGCCTGAAGGAGACTTTAAATATGGAGTCACAGTGAAGttgaaatatattgttttttttgactGAAAGTGAgtcaaatacaaaaaactaaaactgagATAACTGTTTGAAAGTACTCTATAGTATGGGCTGTAATATAATCTTGAAATTCCTACAGAGGCCAAAGTGATTGATGTGTAGCATGTAGAAACGGCTGTGCAAGGAAGCACGTTGACATTCAGCCACCTGACACCTAACTTTGCTGCTCAGaatattattattcttccgCCCAACAATTTCCCACAGGTTTAagcttaaacacatttattagaGTTTTTTTAACAGATGTTGTGAAGCAAACTTTCCATGTGGTGTCACTAGACTCCAGACAGCAACTTTATTCAGTCTCGGAGCTCAGATATAACTGCTGCAGCCAACAAAAGACTGGCATGTTGATGTGCAAATGAGCACATTAGCGTGCACAGAATATCAAGGGATTACTCTATTGAAGTAACACCGGTGTCTAATTTACAatagtgtgtgtgatgtgtgtgtgtgtgtgtgtgtgtgtgtgtgtgtgtgtgtgtgtgtgtgtgtgtgtttgtgtgtgtgtgtgtgtgtgtgtgtgtgatcaagACAGGGATTTATCAGGCCTTACTGCTGgctttgctgctgctggtgatgctgctgctgctggttcaGGTGCTGCTGTCTTCTCCGCCTCTGCAGGCTTTGCCATCCAACTGTTGACACGTCCTGCCACGCCTACTTTGATACCAGCCACATCCTGGGAAAAGAGACATTTCAAATACTCAATCACGTATGAGTAAATCTCTCGATCCGcccctctttgtgtctttctctcacCTTGTTGGCAGGGGCTGGGCTGTCAGAGGAGTTGCTGACATTGCCTTTCTCCCACATGCTCTTGATGCTACGTGTGCCTCCTGTAGGAATATCTGGCACAGGAGACTTGGGAGATTTGACATCTTTGTTTCCCTGTGGAAATAGAGGATGCATTTAACTTTTAGATGGGCAAAAACAGTGCTACGTTAAGGATCAGTAGTGGAACAATTCTGAGTTATTTGTACCTacctttttccattttatgtgactttatacttttactccactaaatTTTAGAGGCAAATGTTATGATTTTTCTCCACAATATTTATTTGACTGCTATAGTTACTAATCACCTTACCGATTAAACCAGAAGTTTCCAACTTTTTTGGCTTGCAACCCTTTAAAAAAACTCTTCCTCTTGTCATGTTTAAGATGTCTAtgagttgttttctgttccACCAAAAACAGATTTCTTCTCCAAGCAACTCAGATGATGTCATTTAAATGACACTGAGCCATAAAGAGCTAAAATTATTCAATATCTAACGAAAACAGAAAAGATTCAACCCACTGTTTTCTTTCCAACCTCAAAAATCATCTGACGTcccccctcagatttatcttgcaTCATCAAtctaataatgtaatgtatgaAAATATATCAGTTACAGGGGCCTTTTTGTTCTGCAAAATTAGTATGTTTACTGTTGATGCTTTAAGTACATTAAGCTGATAATACTTATGTACTTTTAATAAAGTAGGATTTTGAAGGCAGGACTTTTGCATGTAAGGAAGTATTTTTACGTTGTTGTATcggtacttttacttcagtgaAGAATTTGAGTACTTCTTCTGCTACTGCCGAGGATAGTGGATAACGTTGTCGAGTCTCACCTGGATGGCAGAAGTGTACTGGTCCAGTCTGTTGCCTATCTTGGAGACAATTGGAGTATGAGACACTCTGGCGGCAGTGCTGTGTGGAACACATGGGACATTAGTATGGCTCTCAAATATAAGAGtggtttattaattaaattttattttgattgtaAAATACCTCTTCTGGGCTGATTTGCTCAAGAATCCTGCCTTCTCCCCAATCTGTACAAAAGAAGCATAGGTTCAGGTTATAAACCATTCTGTTACTGACGCGCACAAGTAAATTCGGACATGGTCAAGCTGTCCTGGCTTTCTTCTTGTCTCCAAGATGACCTCACTGAGAGGCAGACCAGACCGTCCCTGGGAAGGTCTCTCTGTACTTGAGCACAGTGTTGGTTGGTgcttgaactgaactgaactggaGTGTCTGGCTGTCAGGGAGCCaggatacacacatacacacagctctcacacacactgagtaCTGATGTGAATTATACCtccactgtacacacacatttctcaaCATTCCTCTAGAAATACTCTTATTTAAGTACAGCACTGATGCCAGCTcacatatattttctttttttattctcatCAACTCACAATATATGGGTAATATCAGAGGAATTagaaactgaaattgaaacAGCAAACCAAACAACCAAATTAGGCCACGAAACATGTTTGACCATAGACGGAAAATGAATATAACTATGCTTATTTTGCACTTTCTCACAACTGGAgataacaaatacaaacacatctGTTGTTACTGTTGTCTATGATGTCTGAACCTCTGCTCCAAAACTCACCTTTGAGGAGCCTTTGGGACTGATAGTGAAGGCAGGTTTTGTAGAGTCTTCctccttctgtttcttcttctctacAGCCTCTGCCCTTCTTTTCTCGATCTCTtctctcatcctcttcctctcctcctgttaCAAACACCACAATTTGCTGTCACACTTTTTTCATGGGTTAAAAAGTGATCCCTTTTTGTAGGGCGAATCCGTTACAAAAGGCACCTAATCAAATCAAAGCAAAGTAAAATTATTCTTTACACCCCATTGTTGAAGTCCACTCTCACCTGTTCTTTGGCTTTCTTGTCTTCCAGCTCCTGtttcctctgcctctcctcctcctccatgatcttcctcctctcctctcttttcctcttcagCTCCTCCAGCTCGGCCTCTGCGCCATGCTGCTTCTGCTTTATCTTCTCTAACTCCTCACTTTCTGCATCGTTTCGTCGCCGCTTCAGCTCCTGCAGCTTACGCTCTGCCTCCTTTCGCTCCGCGTCATCTTCCTTGGTTGAGGGAACACTGTCCctgttcacaaacacacacaattatttAATGATCAATACAATTATAAACAAACTCACACCTCATTCCTCAAATGGAGTGATGAAttgaaaattattaaaatttcaTCATCAAATGTCTGCATGCTGACTCACAATACTTGCCAGGCAtactgtttaccatgttcatcaACTTAGTTTAGCAAGCATGCTAAAATTTGCTAATTagaactaaacacaaagtacagttgaGGCCCATAGGATCGCCATCTAGTTTTATAGGTTTTTggttataaatatatattaaacaaactaaaatctTGACCCGATGATCAATTGTCAAGCCGGAGcaggaaaatgtaaacacaaacatattcaCAAGATAGAAACATCACATTAACAGAACAAAGATTGCTCAGTTGTACAACAGCGCATTAATACCCATTGTGTACAGCCTACACTCTCAACTCAAATTTAAGTTTACCATAGTTTGTTGACCACATTGATTGCATTCAGGATAAAAATAACCATTATAGATCCTTTTCTTTACCAGGTGTATTGTGTTTCATGGAAATGCACCCAAtgattgttgagatattttagtgtGGACTAAAATGGTGGACCGACTGACCAAATGGTGGACCTGACATTGCATTCCATAAAGTCATGcggctagcatggctaaaacaACACATCTGAATTTGAAACGTCTGCCTGTAATCTAATGCCTTTACATAATAGCAAGTTCAAGAATACACAAAGATGAACAAGAAAGGTGTATGTTCAAAACTATGGCCAACTTTACCTTGTtgtcttctctgttttcttAAGTTTATTCTCAAAGAGCGCTTCATTCTGTTTGGTTGGTTCATTCTTACAAAAAGAGGGGGGAGGGAAGTTAGACAACAAAACACTCTTGCTACTTACATCTTCCATATTAGAGAAGAATGTGTTAGGTATCGTGAATGACAATCAATTTTGTTTTACCTTTTCCTTAAAACCAAATCTCTTCGGCTTCTCCTCCTTTGTACAGAAGACAGAAATggaataaaaatgattaaaataataaaaaagaccGCAGGCTCAGTGGAAACAAATAATGCTGAAACCCACAAAAAAGCCATCAGACTTTGCTGCAATCCAATGCCTGGCAGTGAATGCAACAAATGTAAACTGAAGACACATCACACTGTGACATCTCCATTCCACCACCTCTTTTCATCCATGAGGCAAACACAGGCATGCACAGTGATCTGTCACCACACTGCAAAACCATATCATGCAGCAAATATCTGGAAAGCGAGAACAAAGCCTGGATAAATCAAATGTGGTCCACCAGTGTCACTTAATGTTTAAGATTAAGGATTTGTGTTACATTATTCTGTTACTGGAAAGTTAATACCAGCATCTTCATTTGAGTTTTCCAGGTTTTTGAAGTGGCTGTTGGTAGGAAAGACAAATAAATGACAACAgtacctcctctttcttcttcttctcctccatctccttctTTTTGCgcttgtcctcttcctcttttttcttcttctcttcagcctcctttttccacttttcctcctcttctttcttcttctcttccatCTCCTTTTTccgtctctcctcctcttctttcttcttcttctcttctacctctttcttcttctgcttttcttcctccgcctttttcttcttcatttccatttctttctggagtttttcctcctcttctttcttcttctcctcctccatctccttttttcttttttcctcctcctctttcttctgccTCTTTTCCATctcccttttctgtttttcttcttcctcttttctcagcCTCTCTTCcatttccttttgttgtttttcctcctcttccttcctcttcctttcctcctcctcctttagTTGatgttcttcttcctctttcttgaGCTTTTCctccatttctgttttttgcCTTTCTTCACCCTCTATCCTGAGcttttcttccctttctttttgctgtctttcttcttcttttctcttcctctcttcatcctccttGTCAACATCAGGAATAGTTTCCTCTTCTGCCTCTTCCCTTTGTAAACCAGGCTGCTCGACCTCTACGTCTGTTCCTGCAGCCTTCTCCTCAATCTCCTATAAAATAAGTTAGATTTTGTCAATTTAGGTATGTATGTCAACAAAAACGTTAGCAGAAATCTAAAATAAGAGGCCATATCTCATTTCTTGTTCTCGCTATTAATAATCTCTCTCCTCACTCTATATATTGAACTTTCAGACATCTTTCACTTTACCTTCTCATCTTCCTTCGTATCCTCTTCCTCGTTCCTCCAGGAGTTTGTATTAGTGACCTCCTCTTGGGCTGGTTtctcctgcttctcctcctcttcctctgtgtgtcgCTGTCTGCTGCTGATGGACGACTGCTCTTCCAGTGAGCTGTCTGTGCCATTGGTGGTGCTCATGGTGGTGGGGTCAAActccttctgtctctccatGGCCTCCTTCATTCTCCGCTGCCTGCGCTCCTCCCTCTTAGCCAGGCGTTCCAGCAAAGCCTGGT
Proteins encoded:
- the LOC123961572 gene encoding caldesmon-like; its protein translation is MDDDFERRMELRRQRREQMRLGTDNVGYTNDDDEEEARERRRRAREERKKMKDSDESGTTDVIDTNSVMETEASTTSSAGGADDDQALLERLAKREERRQRRMKEAMERQKEFDPTTMSTTNGTDSSLEEQSSISSRQRHTEEEEEKQEKPAQEEVTNTNSWRNEEEDTKEDEKEIEEKAAGTDVEVEQPGLQREEAEEETIPDVDKEDEERKRKEEERQQKEREEKLRIEGEERQKTEMEEKLKKEEEEHQLKEEEERKRKEEEEKQQKEMEERLRKEEEEKQKREMEKRKEEEDKRKKKEMEEKKKKEEEEKPKRFGFKEKNEPTKQNEALFENKLKKTEKTTRDSVPSTKEDDAERKEAERKLQELKRRRNDAESEELEKIKQKQHGAEAELEELKRKREERRKIMEEEERQRKQELEDKKAKEQEERKRMREEIEKRRAEAVEKKKQKEEDSTKPAFTISPKGSSKIGEKAGFLSKSAQKSTAARVSHTPIVSKIGNRLDQYTSAIQGNKDVKSPKSPVPDIPTGGTRSIKSMWEKGNVSNSSDSPAPANKDVAGIKVGVAGRVNSWMAKPAEAEKTAAPEPAAAASPAAAKPANVKPGDIGSKRGLWETKKGSAPAKVAFGGKSKFATNAGVRP